One stretch of Candidatus Poribacteria bacterium DNA includes these proteins:
- the ribD gene encoding bifunctional diaminohydroxyphosphoribosylaminopyrimidine deaminase/5-amino-6-(5-phosphoribosylamino)uracil reductase RibD has protein sequence MDEAHRTFMKRALNLARRGKGRTSPNPLVGAVVVKAGRVVGEGYHQKAGTPHAEVHALNAAGENARGATLYVNLEPCCHWGRTPPCTEAVLQAGVAEVYVAEVDPNPSVAGNGIRQLQEAGIRVHVGTCAEEAAQLNEVHRKYIQTGKPFVILKTAMSLDGKIATASGESQWITSEGSRQRGHEIRDAVDAILVGKGTVDRDNPALTTRLQDREGQDATRIVLDSHGRTSTDARIFNPASSAGVIIAVTPDAPAKNIGALEKVGAEVIIVPEEKGKVCFERLMEILGAREITSVLVEGGGEVNASAIATGVVDKMMCFIAPKLIGGRDAPGPIGGEGLASLKDVPHLKRVSITPISDAADFLIEGYL, from the coding sequence ATGGATGAAGCACATAGAACCTTTATGAAACGCGCCTTGAATTTAGCGCGTCGGGGCAAAGGACGCACAAGTCCAAATCCGCTCGTCGGTGCGGTTGTTGTGAAAGCCGGACGGGTCGTCGGTGAAGGGTATCATCAAAAAGCCGGAACCCCACACGCCGAGGTCCACGCCTTGAACGCCGCAGGCGAAAACGCCAGAGGTGCGACGCTTTATGTGAACCTTGAACCGTGTTGCCATTGGGGACGAACACCGCCTTGCACGGAGGCAGTCCTTCAAGCAGGTGTTGCTGAAGTCTATGTTGCAGAGGTTGATCCGAATCCGAGTGTCGCAGGCAACGGGATCCGTCAGTTGCAAGAGGCGGGGATTCGTGTCCATGTCGGCACGTGTGCTGAAGAAGCAGCGCAGTTGAATGAGGTCCATAGGAAATACATTCAGACCGGCAAGCCGTTTGTTATTTTGAAAACCGCCATGAGCCTTGACGGGAAAATCGCCACTGCCTCAGGCGAATCGCAGTGGATTACCTCTGAGGGATCACGACAGCGCGGACATGAAATTCGCGACGCAGTAGATGCTATACTCGTCGGCAAAGGGACAGTTGACCGCGATAATCCGGCATTGACGACGCGGCTTCAGGATAGAGAAGGACAGGACGCAACTCGAATTGTGTTAGATTCACACGGGAGAACCTCCACGGACGCACGCATCTTCAACCCTGCGAGCAGTGCAGGAGTTATTATTGCTGTCACACCGGACGCACCCGCGAAGAACATCGGTGCTCTTGAAAAGGTGGGGGCAGAAGTAATAATCGTTCCAGAGGAAAAGGGTAAAGTGTGTTTCGAGCGTTTGATGGAGATATTGGGTGCGCGTGAGATAACAAGCGTCTTGGTGGAAGGTGGTGGGGAAGTCAATGCCTCGGCGATAGCCACAGGCGTTGTAGATAAGATGATGTGTTTTATCGCACCGAAATTGATTGGTGGGCGGGATGCCCCTGGACCTATCGGCGGTGAAGGGCTTGCAAGTTTAAAGGATGTACCGCATTTGAAACGCGTCAGTATCACACCTATTTCTGATGCTGCCGACTTTCTCATTGAGGGGTATCTGTAG
- a CDS encoding riboflavin synthase: protein MFTGIVEELGTVGSIQRKSEGAILEIQASEVLTDAKVGDSIAVDGACLTIVSLTSEAFAGDISAETLRRTTLGERKVGEQVNLERSLRLSDRLGGHLVLGHVDEVATICAWKDEGDASLMRVTISDNTRRYITYKGSVTVDGISLTVSDVSKDSFEVALIPHTKAVTTLDMKRTGTRVNLEVDLIARYIETLLKNSDEVSGWTEQTGSETLNLSFLAKHGYMD, encoded by the coding sequence ATGTTTACCGGGATCGTTGAAGAACTTGGAACCGTTGGAAGTATCCAACGCAAATCGGAAGGTGCGATCCTTGAAATTCAGGCGAGTGAAGTCCTCACGGATGCGAAAGTCGGCGACAGTATTGCCGTTGACGGTGCTTGTCTTACGATCGTTTCTCTAACATCGGAGGCGTTCGCTGGGGATATATCTGCTGAAACCTTACGCCGGACGACGTTAGGTGAGCGGAAAGTCGGTGAACAGGTTAACTTGGAACGTTCACTCCGGTTAAGTGACAGACTGGGTGGTCATCTGGTCCTTGGACACGTGGATGAAGTGGCGACAATCTGCGCTTGGAAAGACGAGGGCGATGCCTCTCTAATGCGGGTAACGATAAGCGATAATACCAGACGCTACATCACTTACAAAGGTTCTGTCACCGTTGACGGTATCAGTTTAACTGTGTCAGATGTTTCTAAAGATTCCTTTGAAGTCGCTTTGATTCCGCATACGAAGGCGGTCACGACTTTGGATATGAAACGGACTGGGACCAGGGTCAATCTTGAAGTCGATCTTATTGCGCGTTATATTGAAACACTTCTGAAAAATAGTGACGAGGTGTCGGGTTGGACTGAGCAAACCGGTTCCGAGACCCTCAATTTGAGTTTTTTAGCGAAACACGGCTATATGGATTGA